The window TGTGTGAAAATGCTGCTTCTCCAAATAAACGAGGACAATGGGGACCAAAGCCTGTCTTGGACAGGATTTCCAGCCTCCCGTGGCTTCTGCCAATGAGATGTGTATAATatagaaggtaaaaaaaaaaaaaacacagacaacAGTTctcatttaaattgtttattatttatttccatggaattttgtttttctttattaagaCCAAAAATGTGTTTCTCATTAGAAAATGGCAACTTTTATGGGCCATTAGTGGCCTGTGAGTTCATGGACTTGCATTGTTTCTGAACTGTTCACATAGCCTACACTTGTCATCTGAGGAGCCTTCCTGCTCCTCCTCATTGTCAGAGGGCTCATTTGGAGACATGACTGAGAGGGAGGCCAACAGAACGTAGTAACAGATATTGTACAAAGACATTACACTACCATTATCTGGGTAAACCAGACTACTAGGCACTTGCCCTGTGCCTTCCATCCAGGTAGTAGCAGAAGATGCAAATGTGACATTCCCAGAGGTGCCCTCCCAACTTGGGCCATTTGGTTCCTGAGGGGACCCATTTCCCAGGGGATGCCTAGTGGCACTCTTCTTGGACCACCACATGCCAGAGCGCCTGAAGGACTGGGTGCCACTGGGTCCCTGAACACTGGGGGCTCCCTGCTGACACATTTTGATTGCTTCTTTCCTGGCATTGATGTGATAGATACGTAGGGAGCGTCTTGTAGCTACCAGCTTCTTTCTCTTTGGAGTTGGGACACGGGTCGCTTGCTGAGCGGTGTTTCTGCGGTGATTTCTCTGGATATTCTCCAGGAGCCTGGGCTTGTCTCTCTGAAAATTGGAGTTGCGGTAGAtctgaaacaaaatgaaacatgttAGTTGTTCTGGGATAAATTATTCCTTTCCCACCTCTCAAAATAGTGATTTTGTTttgcaatggagaaaagaatgcTTTAAGTGGCAGCAAGTGTGGTTATGCTCTACAGCATGACCTGACTAAAGATAAACGATTCATAGATTAAGGCAGTAATATATAAATAGCATGGATTTTGATATTAAACTGCAACCCCGTAGAGGTAATATGCAGGTCTGCATAATATGATGCTTACATTATCTCTAAGGGGGTTGTAGTTTAATATCAAAATCCATACTTTTTAAGTTCTATACTTTTCATCTTTCAATAAACaatgtttcacattttaaaatgctatctttGACACTTAAGTTCTTACGGCGTATTATTTATATTGGTGTCCTATGAAGATAtgtttgagaaagagagaaaagggattACAGAAATGCTTTCTACTTTACCATCATTTTCTTGTTTCCTGGAGAGTTGCTTGAGCGTATTTTGCAGAATCCATAGAGGTTCAGCTGGCGAATGATACTCTTCAAGCTGTCTGTTTCGAAGATCTTCTCTGCACCTCTCCGTTGAAGAACCTCCCTCTGGAAGAGATCCTTCTCGATGATCACGGCGTCTCCGTCATCATtccagctcacagacttgaatgtgtCTTCCTCCACAATCATCCAAAGCTTTCTTGGGAAGGAAAGCCTAAAAAGGTTGTGGTTGTCTTCCACGTTGGCCACGCGTTGGTTTCGGTCTTCTGGTGGTGAGTTATCTTGGGAGCctggatcttggctcatggcTTGGTCCTCGTGCCTGTCCAAAACCTCGCTGGAATCTGGATTTGGATCAGGTGAAGAACTAGATGGGCCCCCGCTTGTTGGCTCTCCACCAACAGATGGGGCCAGCTTGGCTTCATATTCCTGTTCAGTGTTCTGACTCGCCATGGAGCTACACCAGAATCAGGAGCATTTTGTACCCAAGGCCCTTATCACTGTCCTAGCAAGTCCAAAATGCCTCAGTCAGAGTAGGTGTGCCCAATAAATACTGTCCACAAAATTCTAGAGTCTCGGTATCAGGGCAACCAGTGGCTTAACTCATCATCTGCTGTATTTGTCACATGATGTCACAAAGGTGGCTCTCAGCCAATCTGGAGAGGGGTCCCTGGCCAGGTGTTGGGGGAGTAGACAGGTGGCATGGCCTTCAGCTTCTCCCTTTTCTAAAAGTATAAACAGGCATGGTTCAAGTTCCCAGAAAAGTCTCCCACCTTCTGACAGTCACATTGTGTCATGGGGCCAGGCCCCAGATGAGTTGAGAAACCATGGCTCTATGGCCACTCCCAACCCTGAAGACAGGGGAGGCCATTTGCTGGCCTCTAATTTGCTCAAGAGCCAGCCCCTAGTTAGCCCTAGCTTGGGTTTCACCAAGACTGCTTGAGTCAGATGGACCCCTCGTGGGTGACTGCCTTCTAGGAGATGGTGGTCCCTACCAGGCTGTTTGGCCTGATCTGTGTGGTAGCACCCCTCTTTTCCAATCCCCCTCATCTCCTTCCTGCTTTGGTCTCTTCCAAGTACTCCTAATGATCGGTTGGATGTGCTCCAGTGGGCCCAGATAAAGTGTTTCTTATTCCCCTTGGTCAAGTTGTCCCCAGAGTGCTGCTGTGCCTGAGCATGGTGGGAGCACTCCCCTCACTCCTCTACCACTGTGTTACCCAGAGCACCATTTGTGGTTGGATGGCCACATCCTCAGCTGTGCTTTGGAGTCTCCTTTGGAGCTCTGCTTGCCCCTGCATCTCACCCTCTTGCAGATCACAACAGGAGATTACCTTTAGTTTCATTTTTGCCCATAAATACTGTTTTCATTGCCCAAGACATGTTCATTTCTGAGGCCTGCTTTACACAGACTAGCCTAAGAAAAGTTTCTGCTTGTCTAGTTAGACCTGATTAAAGTAATCCAGCACAAAAGTGCCATCATTATGTATTTGAAAAGAGATGAGCGTATGAGCGTGTGTTGGGTtgagcaggaggagggagaaaaccCAAATGAAAGCCATGTTCAATCCCGGATGAGAGGATACAACAGTCTTTTTGGTGATACATTTTCTCTAGCCATTAAAGACACCTTTGTTCTTAATATTCACTCTGTATAGGGAGACAGAGTGATACAGTGGAAAGGCCCCAGACTGAAAGGACCCTGGGTCCTTGTCCCACTGAGTAGCACCCTTTGCCCACTCAGGGTCGGCCCTGAGTGCGAAGAGGGTTGGAAGAGGCTCTTCCAAGGTGCTTTTCAATCTCAGAGCTCTCTAATCCTTCATGGTGCCCCCAATGCCTGGATGCAGGCTTGGTTCATGGTCACCAAGCTTTTTAAAGAGGTTTACAAAGCTTTTGTTCAAGCACCCAGGCGCCTTTTCCTATCCCCTGCTGTCGGCAGGGTCTCGGCTCCGCTCCTTCTAAGCGCGTGTACCCGCGACGTGCGTCTGCGAGTAGAAAGCCCGTGTGCTGCTCCACACACAGCGGCCCCACCTCAGTCCGGTCTTCCCTGCCTCCCGTTGACCCTTCTGCTGTGAGCTCGCCTGGACCCGAGGCCGGGCGGTGCGCAGCTCTGTGGCCTGTGGCGCCGTGCTCAGCGTGACCTACCCAGAATTAAGCTGAGGACAATGGGATTTAGAGCCCCAAACCCTCGCCCCGGGACAATGGGAGGGGAAgtgtcatttttctcccttcGAATGGAGCATGCTCGGCTGCAAGAATgctgctcaacatggtgaaatgattTTCTGCCCTGCGGGCTGGTGCACCCTGTGGTCCTTGACCCAGACAGGTGCGGAGGGTCCCACTGCTGTGATTAGCAGAACCAAACTGtgatgtgcacatgtgtgttacTGATAAGACCAGGCCTCCCAGCTCTTCTTGGTTTCCAATGCCTGCTGAGTAGAAGACCTTCCTAGGGCCATTAACCAGCTTTGCTGGCTTGCACTTAATGGCCTTTCCTCTTCATCTTCCTTGTTGTGCAGGTAAAGAAGCTAAGTGGAAGAGTGTTTCCTCCTCTGGCCGTAAAGCAGGTACTCTCTGCAGCACCAGGTAAGAGGGGACTCAGCCTCCTTCTTGCCTTTTCAGTTACATCAGTTCCTACTAGggattccacacacacacacacacacagtccgcGTTTGTTCTGAGTTTGTGGTGATGATGAGAAAAGGGTTGGCTAAGAAACTGGGCGGCAGAAAAGAGGCATTTACTGTAGCCACATATTCCGATGGAAGTGGCCAGGCCCTGTGGGGGACATTCGGCCTCTGTCAGAAGTAATCCAGAACCAAGGAACCTGGTGATCTTTTGTCACCCATCAGGAGAATAATGATGCTCAGGGGCCACAAGTGTGTGAGGAAATGGCGCCATGGATGGGTTGGTGGAGGGTACACGGGTGAGTCTTTGTGGAAAGTCATTTGCTGGCAGATATCAGCATCTTAGATGGGCGTGCCAGGCGGCTGAGGCATTTCCTTCAGCATGTCTTCACACAGCGAGTGTTAGAGGTAATGTCATTTCTAGTGGCAAAAGTGGGAAGCAACTTGTAACTCTCCATCAGTGGAGGAATGGTCAGGCAAATTATGAGACGACCAACAATGGGATATCACACAGGCAGTGAAAAACAAGGTAGATGAAGATTGTCAGGTGGAAAGAATGGGCTTGATGTGCTGTTAAATGGAAAACTCATGCCCTATCCTGTGGAGATGTGTTGGGAACAGCAGTTTGCCAAGATGGCTGAAACAAAGGACCATAAAGGggctggcttaaacaacagacagtCATtgtctcgcagttctggaggatggaagtctgaaatcaaagtgttggccAGGTTCGTTTTTTCTGTGGGCTGTGAAAGACAATGTGGTCTGCCCCTTTCTCTTAGCTGCGGGCGGCTGGCTGGCAATCTGTGGCACTCATTGGCTTGTAGAAGCATCTCCCTTATCTCTGCGTTTATCTTCTcatggtgttctccctgtgtgcatgaCTGTCTCTGAAATCCCCCTTTTCATAAGGACGCCAGCCACATTGGATGCGGGTCCGCCCTAATGGCTTCAGTCTCACTTGATTGCCTCTGTAATGAGTCTGTTTTTATATATAAGGCCACATTTTGAGGTGCTGgggtttaggacttcaacatacgcATTTTAAGAGGACACAATGCAACCCATCACAACtgacaaaggccctgaggtagaaaCAAGCTTGGCATGTTCCCTCAGGGGATGGAAGGCCTGTGTGGCTGCAGGGTGGTGAataaaggggagaggagaggacgTGGCTGGGGTGGGAAGCCAGATCAGGAGGGACCTTGAGTGCCCTGAGAGGAAGTGTGGATTCCGTGCTAGTTGGGGCAGGGAGCCCTTGAAAGGTTTCAGTAGAGGAGTGACATAATCTCATTGTCCCTGTACCAAGATCGTTCCGATGGCAGTGTGGTCACAAGAGTGCAGAGGACAAGTGctgaggcgggggtgggggtgctaTCAGGAGACTTCTTCAGAAGGCAGGGGGTTTTAGGGCATTGGATTGGGATTGTGGCCATAGAGATTATGGAGAGGGATCGGATTCAGTGTCGGTTTTGGACACAGTGCCACGGGATGTGGGCCGCAGAtgtgggaaagagagggagggcagagagcAGCTAGGTCTGGGGCAGGAACACTGTGTAGCTGGTGATGCCACTCACAGAGGTGGAAGGGAGGTGgacttggtggtggtggttggggtCCTGAGTGTGTACAGGCCTGTCTACCTAAGGCTGAGTCTGACGGGGGGTGGCCTGCACCACGTGATTCAGAGCAGGACGGTGAGCAACGTGGGGGTcccagaaggagggaaggagtgtGCCCAGCCATGCTGGGGCTGCTGAGTATGGACTAAGATGAAGACAGGACTGGCATGAGGCCGGCCATGGGTGCTTGTGGGGATAGGTCAGTCAGTGgagtgggtgggggggtggggaatAAAGGGagaaaggtgggggtgggggcagaaagTTCAGAGAGGAAGTAGACACTGTGCATGTAGACAGCTCTTCTGAGGTCTCGGCTATTCAGGGTTAAAGAGAAGGGAGGCAGAGCGGGAGGCACGCATGTGCTCAGAGTAGGGATGCTGAGCGAGCATAGATGGTGGCTGGTGGCACCCAGGGCCCGCAGTGAGCCAGAGGAGCAGGGTCCAGAGCACAGCAGGCAACTGGCTCGGCTGGGGCAGCTCACCCCAGAGGCGGGAGAAAAGCAGATCTGGAGCTCAGAAGGCTGCACTGCCGATTGGGAAAGGAGTGAATACCAGGCAGCTTTGGCCCTATCAGGGCTTTGTCTCATGAGGGTgggtatattttcttaaaatcataGAGCGTACTAGAGGTTGCGTTTATGTGCTGAaaggaaggacagagagaggagTGGGGGCAGCTCAAGGGTGGAGTtcggggccgggggcggggccacAGGCCTGAGGGGTGAGGGCAGCCACTATTTCTGACTGTTCTGTTAGGTGCCAGGTACTGGGCTGGGTGCTCTTGGTGCCTTATCTCCCATCCTCACAgccatgtggaaactgaggcatctCAAGAGTCTGTGACTGGGCTGAGGTTCTGGTTTCAAGCCCAGGGCTCCTTCCAAGGCACAGCGCTGTCCTCTGTGCAAGAGGAGGGGACCCTCTCCCAAGCCACACACGCAGGAGGCTGGGCAAGAGTTGTGGGAAGCCAGAGCCCGTGTGACTGTGGGCTGGTGCCTCATTCTCCTCAGCCATAGAGTGGGCCTCACAGTACCACTGACCCTGCTGGGTTACTTGAAGATTCAATTTGATGATCCGAGGATCATGCCATCCCAGAGCTGGCACGTGAAGGCATGTGTGTGGGGTTGCCAGTTGTTCTGATTATCATTCTTCTTTTCTCAGCTCAGATTGGGACAGGGGCGTCTGCTGacagtggagagcagtggtgggggaaggggcttgAGGAAGGTGGCACCCAGAGGGGTGGAGAGGAGATGTCTAAGGGCCATCTGAGGTCACGGTGCATCCTGAGAGCAGAGCTGAGATTGGATATCAACGATGTGGGTTCAGCAGCCCTGGAGTAGGAGCCGGGAAGGTCAGTGCCTTGTTGGCGGCAGGGCCAGGGCACTGAGAGTGTTGGCAAGGCACAGCAGGGGGAAAAGAAGAGAAGCAGAGCCTGGGACTGTCCCTCTGTGCTGGAAGAGGGCTAACACCAGCCCCGACTCTCTACTCTGGCTAGGCCGAGGGGGCCCTCTGTCCTCTGTGTTGCCCTAGGGCTCGGTGACCTCTGTCATAGCACTGACCACATGCTGTCCTGCCTGTGCCTTCCTCTAGCTGTCCCTGCCCTACTCTGGACCGCCCCAAAGACTCCATGGGATGGACCTGAGTCAGCCGAATCCCAGCCCGTTTCCTTGAGCCTGCTGTGGTGCTGGACATCAGTGACAGACGGAAGCAGCAGACCATCAAGGTCAGTGCGATTTAGGCCATCTGAGAGACACGGGGGGGggaagatcaggccactgcagcTGAGCTTGGAGGGCTGGCGTATGATGCGCTTCTGTGCTTCCGCAGGCCACCGGAGGCCCGGGGCGCCTGCGAAGATGAAGTTTGGCTGCCTCTCCTTCCGGCAGCCTTAATGCTGGCTCTGTCTTAAATGGAGTCAAGACTGTGGAGACACGCTGGCGTCCCCTGCTGAGCAGCCAGCGGAACTGTACCATCGCCATCCACGTTGCTCACAGGGACTGGGAAGGCGATGCCTGGCGGGAGCTGCTGGTGGAGAGGTTCGGGATGACTCCTGCTCAGATTCAGGCCTTGCTCAGGGAAGGGGAAAAGTTTGGCCGAGGAGTGATAGCGGGTAAGTGACAATGTACCCAATGCGCAGACAACGCCTAGGGCTGCCACCCAAGATCTTGCTTGGGAATTTGGGGGCTTCTCTTGTCGTCTGAACTGATTGGCGTGTATAACACAGTTCCTTTCGGCAACACACCTTCAAAGGGACAGCAAGGGCCTCGGGCTGGGGGTTGGCATACCTAGCTTCCGCGAGCTCTGGTAAATCATTTCTCcgctctgggcctcagttcctaTTTCTGATCTCAGTGAGAAGCCTGGTCAGGTCCATGTGCACATGGTGTTTGTGGTgtttggctgtgtgtgtgtgtgtgtttgtgcatacgTGTATGAGTGCACATGTGTGGCAGAGACCATGAAAAGCAGCCCAGCCCGCCGAATGGGTCAGGTGACCTCTAGAGTTGGGCTGCCTGCCTGGCTTCATGaacctgccccagccccaccactcaCAGCACCCTGGGCAAGTCCCCTAACCTCTAGGTGACTGAGGCCCGACATCAGCACCTGTCCCCTGGTGACCTTTTCAGGCATCACCTGTAGCTTCCCAGGCAGTGGCTGGTGCCCTTCCAATCTGCAACCACTGCCCTCAAAAGTCTGGCTTGGACCTGCCTCTTACTTGTGTGGCTTCATGAGGACGAGGCCCTCTCCTCTGCCTTTCTGGAGCCCTCCCCCTGCCTCTCCCAGCATTTCCTGAATCGGGTTTGGCTCGTTATCAAAGCTACGGAAGAAGGACTTGACTCCCTTCTTGTCATTTTACTGATGCCGTCTTACTCTCTATTGATTGTGACTTTGAGTAACTGTGTTGTCACATGGGCAGGCCTTGGGCTATGGAAGTGAAAGGCATTCATTTGTATCTCTCTTTATGTACAGGACTCGTTGACATCGGGGAAACTTTGCAATGCCCCAAAGACTTGACTCCCGATGAGGTTGTGGAACTAGAAAATCGAGCTGTACTGACCAACCTGAAGCAGAAGTACCTGACAGTGATTTCAAACCCCGGGTGGTTACTGGAGCCCATACCTAGGAAAGGAGGCAAGGATGTATTCCAGGTAGACATCCCAGAGCACCTGATCCCTTTGGGGCATGAAGTGTGACAAGTGTGGGCTCCTGAAAGGAATGTTCCAGAGAAACCAGCTAAATCATGACACCTTCAATTCGCCAGCATGACGCAGACCTATATACATTAGGTTAAATCTGAATTTCCACTGCTTTGGAGAATCCCACCCACTAAGCACTGTGCATGTAGACAGGTTTCTTTGCTCAGGTGAAGGAAGTAGGGGGTGGGGCTTTCCTTGTGTGATGCCTCTTTAGACACACAGGCAATGTCTCAAGTACTTTGACCTTAGGGTAGAAGGAAAAGCTGCCAGTAAATGTCTCAGCATTGCTTCTAATTTTGGTCCTGCTAGTTTCTGGATTGTACAAATAAATGTGTTGTAGATGACTGGTTAGTGTTTGAGGCTTCGTTCTATGTTTTCCCCTGATTTGGTCTGGTCAAAACTCATGAAATGTGTAACTAGCATCCAGGCGACATTACAGAAAGTCTGGGACCTGGCACTGAATGTTTGCCTGGTAGTGACTAGCCATTAATCAACCGACTCATGCAGGATGAAGAGGACATCAGACTTAGAGCAGCTGTCTGTCCTTTCAGGTTACTCTCATTCTGTTGTGAAAGTGTCTGTCAGTTTCTGAAGCATGTGTGTTACCTGCATCACACAGCTACTTCCTATCCTAGCAGTACATCCAAAATACAGCTCTAGTAGAGTGAGCTTAACTTGGAAATGTGATCAGTGGTGCTGTTTTAttttgtagtaattttttttttttttttttttttttttggtgatttaGCAAAGTTTCTAGTTGTTATCCATGAGGATGATGGGCATTTCCCCCCAGGTATTGACTGCAGTGGCCCTTCTCTTCTGAGCCAGGATGTTATGGTGGTCGTACATCCCATGGCAGACGGGGTGGCCTGACTTTCAAGTGGGCCTCTTTGGAGGCCCCTGGATGCTAGGCTAGGGATGCTGAGCTGCTGATCAGACACTTCCTGGCAACATTGGGAGGGACCCGTGAGGAAACAATCTCCTTTTTGAAGATACAGGAAGATATTGCTGGAATCAGGAGTCTATTCTTTCTCCTGGCCAGCAGGCCAATCTCAGGGGACCGGGTCTTCTTGGGCTTGGCCTCGACACTTCCTAGCAACATCCTTTGCCGAGTGTGTGAAAATGCTGCTTCTCCAAATAAACGAGGACAATGGGGACCAAAGCCTGTCTTGGACAGGATTTCCAGCCTCCCGTGGCTTCTGCCAATGAGATGTGTATAATatagaaggtaaaaaaaaaaaaaaaacacagacaacAGTTctcatttaaattgtttattatttatttccatggaattttgtttttctttattaagaCCAAAAATGTGTTTCTCATTAGAAAATGGCAACTTTTATGGGCCATTAGTGGCCTGTGAGTTCATGGACTTGCATTGTTTCTGAACTGTTCACATAGCCTACACTTGTCATCTGAGGAGCCTTCCTGCTCCTCCTCATTGTCAGAGGGCTCATTTGGAGACATGACTGAGAGGGAGGCCAACAGAACGTAGTAACAGATATTGTACAAAGACATTACACTACCATTATCTGAGTAAACCAGACTACTAGGCACTTGCCCTGTGCCTTCCATCCAGGTAGTAGCCAAAGATGCAAATGTGACATTCCCAGAGGTGCCCTCCCAACTTGGGCCATTTGGTTCCTGAGGGGACCCATTTCCCAGGGGATGCCTAGTGGCACTCTTCTTGGACCACCACATGCCAGAGCGCCTGAAGGACTGGGTGCCACTGGGTCCCTGAACACTGGGGGCTCCCTGCTGACACATTTTGATTGCTTCTTTCCTGGCATTGATGTGATAGATACGTAGGGAGCGTCTTGTAGCTACCAGCTTCTTTCTCTTTGGAGTTGGGACACGGGTCGCTTGCTGAGCGGTGTTTCTGAGGTGATTTCTCTGGATATTCTCCAGGAGCCTGGGCTTGTCTCTCTGAAAATTGGAGTTGCGGTAGAtctgaaacaaaatgaaacatgttAGTTGTTCTGGGATAAATTATTCCTTTCCCACCTCTCAAAATAGTGATTTTGTTttgcaatggagaaaagaatgcTGTAAGTGGCAGCAAGTGTGGTTATGCTCTACAGCATGACCTGACTAAAGATAAACGATTCATAGATTAAGGCAGTAATATATAAATAGCATGGATTTTGATATTAAACTGCAACCCCGTAGAGGTAATATGCAGGTCTGCATAATATGATGCTTACATTATCTCTAAGGGGGTTGTAGTTTAATATCAAAATCCATACTTTTTAAGTTCTATACTTTTCATCTTTCAATAAACaatgtttcacattttaaaatgctatctttGACACTTAAGCTCTTACGGCGTATTATTTATATTGGTGTCCTATGAAGATAtgtttgagaaagagagaaaagggattACAGAAATGCTTTCTACTTTACCATCATTTTCTTGTTTCCTGGAGAGTTGCTTGAGCGTATTTTGCAGAATCCATAGAGGTTCAGCTGGCGAATGATACTCTTCAAGCTGTCTGTTTCGAAGATCTTCTCTGCACCTCTCCGTTGAAGAACCTCCCTCTGGAAGAGATCCTTCTCGATGATCACGGCGTCTCCATCATCATtccagctcacagacttgaatgtgtCTTCCTCCACAATCATCCAAAGCTTTCTTGGGAAGGAAAGCCTAAAAAGGTTGTGGTTGTCTTCCACGTTGGCCACGCGTTGGTTTCGGTCTTCTGGTGGTGAGTTATCTTGGGAGCCTGGATCTGGGCTCATGGCTTGGTCCTCGTGCCTGTCCAAAACCTCGCTGGAATCTGGATTTGGATCAGGTGAAGACATGTTCATTTCTGAGGCCTGCTTTACACAGACTAGCCTAAGAAAAGTTTCTGTTTGTCTAGTTAGACCTGATTAAAGTAATCCAGCACAAAAGTGCCATCATTATGTATTTGAAAACAGATGAGCGTATGAGCGTGTGTTGGGTTGggcagaaggagggagaaaacCCAAATGAAAGCCATGTTCAATCCCGGATGAGAGGATACAACAGTCTTTTTGGTGATACATTTTCTCTAGCCATTAAAGACACCTTTGTTCTTAATATTCACTCTGTATAGGGAGACAGAGTGATACAGTGGAAAGGCCCTAGACTGAAAGGACCCTGGGTCCTTGTCCCACTGAGTAGCACCCTTTGCCCACTCAGGGTCGGCCCTGAGTGCGAAGAGGGTTGGAAGAGGCTCTTCCAAGGTGCTTTTCAATCTCAGGGCTCTCTAATCCTTCATGGTGTCCCCAATGCCTGGATGCAGGCTTGGTTCATGGTCACCAAGCTTTTTAAAGAGGTTTACAAAGCTTTGTTCAAGGACTCAGTGTAACCTGTAGGCACACACACTCTGAggctaaatattaaaatagaggCCATTGGTGACATCTCTAAATGAGGATCCTTGAGTATTCAATTATACAGCTGGTATCTTTCACTTACATaccaaagtgctttttcatggGGGAATTCTTAAGACTGAGAATGACATTGTTGTGGCTTTTGCGGACTTATAAACTCTGCTGATTACTTATATAAAGGCTTTTGGCCATTTGGTGGGAGGGGAACGATCGTGAAGAAAATTACTAGGGAAACTACACGGTGGCATTCAGCCAAGAGCTGGTATTGATTTGATTTAGTCACACTATGTCATGTGGCTTCTATAGGACCATTAGCGACCATTCTCCTTTGATTTAAGTCACAGAATGTACACTGGGATTTCGAGTCTAAGAC of the Pongo abelii isolate AG06213 chromosome X, NHGRI_mPonAbe1-v2.0_pri, whole genome shotgun sequence genome contains:
- the LOC112130989 gene encoding heat shock transcription factor, X-linked member 3; protein product: MASQNTEQEYEAKLAPSVGGEPTSGGPSSSSPDPNPDSSEVLDRHEDQAMSQDPGSQDNSPPEDRNQRVANVEDNHNLFRLSFPRKLWMIVEEDTFKSVSWNDDGDAVIIEKDLFQREVLQRRGAEKIFETDSLKSIIRQLNLYGFCKIRSSNSPGNKKMMIYRNSNFQRDKPRLLENIQRNHRRNTAQQATRVPTPKRKKLVATRRSLRIYHINARKEAIKMCQQGAPSVQGPSGTQSFRRSGMWWSKKSATRHPLGNGSPQEPNGPSWEGTSGNVTFASSATTWMEGTGQVPSSLVYPDNGSVMSLYNICYYVLLASLSVMSPNEPSDNEEEQEGSSDDKCRLCEQFRNNASP
- the LOC134760886 gene encoding heat shock transcription factor, X-linked member 3-like, yielding MNMSSPDPNPDSSEVLDRHEDQAMSPDPGSQDNSPPEDRNQRVANVEDNHNLFRLSFPRKLWMIVEEDTFKSVSWNDDGDAVIIEKDLFQREVLQRRGAEKIFETDSLKSIIRQLNLYGFCKIRSSNSPGNKKMMIYRNSNFQRDKPRLLENIQRNHLRNTAQQATRVPTPKRKKLVATRRSLRIYHINARKEAIKMCQQGAPSVQGPSGTQSFRRSGMWWSKKSATRHPLGNGSPQEPNGPSWEGTSGNVTFASLATTWMEGTGQVPSSLVYSDNGSVMSLYNICYYVLLASLSVMSPNEPSDNEEEQEGSSDDKCRLCEQFRNNASP